One stretch of Saccharomonospora xinjiangensis XJ-54 DNA includes these proteins:
- a CDS encoding sulfate/molybdate ABC transporter ATP-binding protein: protein MTLRAELTLTRGSFELSVSLSVPEGGVLAVLGPNGAGKSTVLSCLAGLVRAERAHVRLGGRVLDGDGVRVPAHERGVGLLAQNALLFPHLSVLDNVAFSPRSRGASKAEAREVARRWLDEVDAREFADRSPAELSGGQAQRVGLARALAGEPGLLLLDEPLAALDVDAAPAVRGVLRRVLRESGRKLATVLVTHDPLDALTLADHVAVLAEGRIVEQGPAREVLAAPRTVFTARLAGVNLVPGTATRTGSGAVVRTASGQSFHGVPARDLADGDAAVAVFNPGAVAVHPHDAEVAGSPRNVVNAVVTAVEPHGPVVRLRTREGISADLTPASVADLALEPGTPVRLAVKAAVVAVHAAPEPARGPDPAIGW, encoded by the coding sequence GTGACACTACGCGCCGAGTTGACCCTGACCAGGGGGTCGTTCGAACTCTCCGTGTCGCTGAGCGTGCCGGAGGGCGGGGTACTCGCCGTACTCGGCCCGAACGGCGCGGGGAAGTCCACGGTGCTCTCCTGCCTCGCAGGGCTGGTGCGGGCCGAACGGGCTCACGTGCGCTTGGGAGGCCGCGTGCTCGACGGTGACGGTGTGCGGGTTCCCGCGCACGAACGGGGCGTCGGGTTGCTCGCGCAGAACGCACTGCTCTTCCCGCACCTGTCGGTGCTGGACAACGTGGCGTTCTCACCCCGATCGCGGGGAGCGTCGAAGGCCGAGGCGCGCGAGGTCGCGCGGCGCTGGCTCGACGAGGTGGACGCTCGCGAGTTCGCCGACCGTTCCCCTGCCGAGTTGTCCGGTGGCCAGGCGCAGCGGGTGGGTCTCGCGAGGGCACTCGCGGGCGAGCCCGGCCTGCTGTTGCTCGACGAGCCGCTTGCCGCGCTCGACGTGGACGCGGCCCCCGCCGTGCGCGGGGTGCTGCGGCGGGTGCTGAGGGAGAGCGGGAGGAAACTCGCGACGGTGCTGGTCACCCACGATCCACTCGACGCGCTCACGCTGGCCGACCACGTGGCCGTGCTGGCCGAGGGGCGCATCGTCGAGCAGGGTCCCGCCCGTGAGGTGCTCGCGGCGCCGAGGACGGTGTTCACCGCGCGCCTCGCGGGGGTGAACCTCGTGCCAGGCACGGCGACGCGCACAGGCAGCGGCGCGGTGGTGCGGACGGCGAGCGGGCAGTCCTTCCACGGCGTGCCCGCACGTGACCTCGCCGACGGTGACGCGGCCGTGGCCGTGTTCAACCCCGGCGCGGTGGCCGTCCATCCCCACGACGCAGAGGTGGCCGGGTCACCCCGCAACGTCGTGAACGCCGTGGTGACGGCTGTCGAGCCGCACGGACCCGTCGTCCGGTTGCGCACCCGTGAGGGCATCAGCGCCGACCTCACCCCCGCCTCGGTCGCCGACCTCGCGCTCGAACCGGGCACACCGGTGCGACTCGCCGTCAAGGCGGCGGTCGTCGCCGTGCACGCCGCGCCGGAACCCGCGCGAGGGCCAGACCCGGCCATAGGGTGGTGA